The following are encoded together in the Raineyella sp. LH-20 genome:
- a CDS encoding nitrite/sulfite reductase: MSHDRTTTTTSPGHAPVAERVRGPKKDRSNGQWAVDGRTPLNPNEVFKAEDDGINVRDRILETYAKEGFASIPVDDLFGRMRWWGLYTQRDQTLDATRTGKLTDAELSSQYFMQRIRVDGRILSTEQVRAIAAISQDLARDSLDITDRQNIQLHWVQIEDVPELWRRLDEVGLDTITSCGDTPRGFLGSPVAGIAADEIIDPTPLIEEIREKYINTAAFTNLPRKFKTAITGHPSLDVVHEINDISFVGVRHPEHGVGYDLWVGGGLSTAPRFAERIGVFVRPEEAAEVWAGVISIFRDYGYRRLRNKARLKFLIADWGAEKFRQVLQDEYLHRTLPDGIAPVSNGTSGDHVGIHDQKDGRKYVGFAPTVGRIGGSRLARIVELAEAAGSRRISFTPHQKLLVLDVDPDKVEELVAAMDAVGLSARPSPFRRSTMACTGIEYCKLAFVETKGLAARVIDELEERLAGVDLDTPISLGINGCPNSCARIQTSDIGLKGQLLGGSEFGFQVHLGGGLASADRDEAGLGRTVRGLKVSAEDLPGYVERVVRRFLDQRLAGETFSAWVARSDDKEFL, translated from the coding sequence GTGTCCCACGACCGTACGACCACCACGACCAGCCCCGGACACGCCCCCGTGGCGGAGCGCGTCCGAGGCCCCAAGAAGGACCGCTCCAACGGTCAGTGGGCCGTCGACGGCCGTACGCCGCTCAACCCCAACGAGGTCTTCAAGGCCGAGGACGACGGCATCAACGTCCGTGACCGGATCCTCGAGACGTACGCCAAGGAAGGCTTCGCGTCGATCCCGGTCGACGACCTCTTCGGCCGGATGCGCTGGTGGGGCCTCTACACCCAGCGCGACCAGACCCTCGACGCCACCCGGACCGGCAAGCTCACCGACGCCGAGCTGTCCTCGCAGTACTTCATGCAGCGGATCCGGGTCGACGGCCGCATCCTCAGCACCGAGCAGGTGCGCGCGATCGCCGCGATCTCCCAGGACCTCGCCCGCGACAGCCTGGACATCACCGATCGGCAGAACATCCAGCTGCACTGGGTGCAGATCGAGGACGTGCCCGAGCTGTGGCGTCGGCTCGACGAAGTCGGCCTGGACACCATCACCTCCTGCGGCGACACCCCGCGCGGCTTCCTCGGCAGCCCGGTGGCCGGCATCGCCGCCGACGAGATCATCGATCCCACGCCGCTGATCGAGGAGATCCGCGAGAAGTACATCAACACCGCCGCCTTCACCAACCTGCCGCGGAAGTTCAAGACGGCGATCACCGGGCACCCGAGCCTCGACGTCGTCCACGAGATCAACGACATCTCCTTCGTCGGCGTACGTCACCCGGAGCACGGGGTCGGCTACGACCTGTGGGTCGGCGGCGGGCTGTCCACCGCGCCGCGCTTCGCCGAGCGGATCGGCGTCTTCGTCCGTCCCGAGGAGGCCGCCGAGGTGTGGGCCGGCGTCATCTCGATCTTCCGTGACTACGGCTACCGCCGGCTGCGCAACAAGGCCCGGCTGAAGTTCCTGATCGCCGACTGGGGCGCGGAGAAGTTCCGCCAGGTGCTGCAGGACGAGTACCTGCACCGTACGTTGCCGGACGGCATCGCCCCGGTCTCCAACGGCACCTCCGGCGACCACGTCGGCATCCACGACCAGAAGGACGGCCGCAAGTACGTCGGCTTCGCTCCGACCGTCGGGCGGATCGGCGGGAGCCGACTGGCCAGGATCGTCGAGCTGGCCGAGGCGGCCGGCTCGCGGCGGATCAGCTTCACCCCGCACCAGAAGCTGCTCGTCCTCGACGTCGACCCGGACAAGGTCGAGGAGCTGGTCGCGGCGATGGATGCCGTCGGCCTCAGCGCCCGGCCCAGCCCGTTCCGTCGCTCGACGATGGCCTGCACCGGCATCGAGTACTGCAAGCTCGCCTTCGTCGAGACCAAGGGGCTGGCCGCCCGGGTGATCGACGAGCTCGAGGAGCGCCTCGCCGGCGTCGACCTCGACACCCCGATCAGTCTGGGGATCAACGGCTGCCCCAACTCCTGTGCCCGGATCCAGACCTCCGACATCGGCCTGAAGGGCCAGCTGCTGGGCGGCTCGGAGTTCGGCTTCCAGGTCCACCTGGGTGGAGGCCTGGCGTCGGCCGACCGTGACGAGGCCGGCCTCGGCCGTACCGTCCGCGGGCTCAAGGTGAGCGCGGAGGACCTTCCAGGCTACGTTGAGCGCGTGGTACGACGTTTCCTGGACCAGCGCCTGGCGGGGGAGACCTTCTCCGCCTGGGTGGCACGCAGTGATGACAAGGAGTTCCTGTGA
- a CDS encoding sucrase ferredoxin, with amino-acid sequence MDRTHLQHPHGSTERCALRSVDAGEQAAGTAAEAVCWVVLEQDGPWGAKAATQSRLDPQVGARLDAAVSAVGGRFALMREPGAHPDRHLASRRVIVSGGPADRPWLVRGTVAAPERLLELPVDTLADPTPDRLLAALPELAADPRPVLLVCTNGKRDQCCALDGRPLAAIAHRAAPGRVVETTHLGGHRFAPTATVLPYGVSYARLDQTSIVAALHAADLGRIPAGLADAAHYRGRSCLQRPQQAAELAQRRATGDLSLPGPPVQPAGPLGEDRWRVTVGAGTDRTVVEVTRTVSDELRPESCGTPPVPVAGWHTRVVD; translated from the coding sequence ATGGACCGGACACACCTGCAGCACCCCCACGGATCGACCGAGCGCTGCGCGCTCCGTTCCGTCGACGCGGGGGAACAGGCGGCAGGGACGGCCGCCGAGGCGGTCTGCTGGGTGGTCCTCGAGCAGGACGGACCATGGGGTGCCAAGGCCGCGACACAGTCCCGGCTTGATCCGCAGGTCGGCGCCCGGCTGGATGCCGCCGTCAGCGCCGTCGGCGGCCGGTTCGCCCTGATGCGCGAGCCGGGCGCCCATCCCGACCGCCACCTCGCCAGTCGTCGGGTGATCGTCAGCGGCGGCCCGGCCGACCGGCCCTGGCTGGTCCGTGGCACGGTCGCCGCGCCCGAGCGGCTGCTCGAGCTGCCCGTCGACACGCTGGCCGACCCGACGCCCGACCGGCTGCTCGCCGCGCTGCCCGAGCTGGCGGCCGATCCCCGGCCGGTCCTGCTGGTCTGCACCAACGGCAAACGTGACCAGTGCTGCGCACTCGACGGTCGGCCACTGGCGGCGATCGCCCACCGGGCCGCACCCGGGCGCGTCGTCGAGACCACCCACCTCGGCGGACATCGGTTCGCCCCCACCGCCACCGTGCTGCCGTACGGGGTCTCGTACGCCCGCCTGGACCAGACGAGCATCGTGGCGGCACTGCACGCCGCAGACCTCGGCCGCATCCCGGCCGGTCTGGCCGACGCCGCCCACTACCGCGGGCGCAGCTGCCTGCAACGCCCCCAGCAGGCGGCCGAACTGGCCCAGCGCCGCGCCACCGGGGACCTGTCCCTGCCCGGCCCGCCGGTGCAGCCCGCCGGCCCGCTCGGCGAGGATCGCTGGCGGGTGACAGTCGGGGCGGGCACCGACCGGACGGTCGTCGAGGTCACCCGTACGGTCAGCGACGAACTCCGCCCCGAATCCTGTGGCACACCGCCGGTCCCGGTCGCCGGATGGCACACCCGGGTGGTCGATTGA
- a CDS encoding (deoxy)nucleoside triphosphate pyrophosphohydrolase: protein MSFPRDRHLVVAAALVDDLTRPTRLLAARRHATSHAGGWEFPGGKVEPGEDPIAALHRELVEELSLQITVGAPLLGPMPDGAWPIVEGWRIRVWLALPDRVDVRPGPAHDRLRWLGLDDLDSVGWLPADDAIVIALRDLMIGAAARS, encoded by the coding sequence ATGAGCTTCCCCCGCGACCGGCACCTCGTCGTCGCAGCCGCTCTGGTCGACGATCTGACCCGGCCGACCCGTCTGCTGGCGGCCCGCCGCCACGCCACCTCCCACGCCGGCGGCTGGGAGTTCCCCGGCGGCAAGGTCGAGCCGGGGGAGGACCCGATCGCGGCGCTGCACCGCGAGCTGGTCGAGGAGCTGTCCCTGCAGATCACCGTCGGCGCGCCGCTGCTCGGGCCGATGCCGGACGGCGCGTGGCCGATCGTCGAGGGCTGGCGGATCCGGGTCTGGCTCGCCCTTCCCGATCGCGTCGACGTACGCCCCGGTCCGGCGCACGACCGGCTGCGGTGGCTCGGCCTCGACGACCTGGACAGCGTCGGCTGGCTGCCCGCCGACGACGCGATCGTGATCGCGCTGCGGGACCTGATGATCGGCGCCGCGGCCCGCTCCTGA
- a CDS encoding bifunctional metallophosphatase/5'-nucleotidase, whose protein sequence is MTIEDMVTSAKKWVPQVRAAGADIVVVMSHAGTGPSSYDTTTLGPENPSDQIAEQVPGIDAIVMGHTHQLVTQQYIANKVDGTQVLMVQPRNFAQTVADVTFDLTKVKGKWQVAKASAASLNPAHYPASQKVLDATAADHRATVDYVNTTIATSTQQLPATESRYKDTAIIDYIQMVQTETVTKALAGGQYADLPVLSIAAPFSRTAVFPQGDVSVRDMAGLYIYDNTLEAVVMTGAQVKDYLENSAKYFGQVPAGGTFDPETMTQVVYGGQTVWDYNYDIISGVDYQIDVAQPVGQRIENLTLNGTPVAADQQFVVAVNNYRRSGGGNFPHIAQAPVVYNDLAEIRQLLIDWAVAHQTLDPADFFVHNWTLTVDGTPVS, encoded by the coding sequence GTGACCATCGAGGACATGGTCACCTCCGCCAAGAAGTGGGTGCCGCAGGTGCGCGCGGCCGGGGCCGACATCGTCGTGGTGATGAGCCACGCCGGCACCGGCCCGTCCAGCTACGACACCACCACCCTCGGCCCCGAGAACCCGTCGGACCAGATCGCCGAGCAGGTGCCCGGCATCGACGCCATCGTGATGGGCCACACCCACCAGCTGGTGACCCAGCAGTACATCGCCAACAAGGTCGACGGCACGCAGGTGCTGATGGTCCAGCCCCGCAACTTCGCCCAGACCGTCGCCGACGTCACCTTCGACCTGACCAAGGTCAAGGGGAAGTGGCAGGTCGCCAAGGCCAGCGCCGCCTCCCTCAATCCGGCCCACTACCCGGCCAGCCAGAAGGTGCTCGACGCGACCGCGGCCGACCACCGGGCGACCGTCGACTACGTCAACACCACGATCGCCACGTCCACCCAGCAGCTGCCGGCCACCGAGAGCCGCTACAAGGACACCGCGATCATCGACTACATCCAGATGGTCCAGACCGAGACGGTCACCAAGGCGCTCGCCGGCGGCCAGTACGCCGACCTGCCGGTGCTGTCGATCGCCGCGCCGTTCAGCCGCACCGCGGTCTTCCCGCAGGGCGACGTGTCCGTCCGCGACATGGCCGGGCTCTACATCTACGACAACACCCTGGAAGCCGTCGTGATGACCGGCGCCCAGGTCAAGGACTACCTCGAAAACTCCGCCAAGTACTTCGGCCAGGTCCCGGCCGGCGGCACCTTCGACCCCGAGACGATGACCCAGGTGGTGTACGGCGGCCAGACGGTCTGGGACTACAACTACGACATCATCTCCGGCGTCGACTACCAGATCGACGTCGCGCAGCCGGTCGGCCAGCGGATCGAGAACCTGACGCTGAACGGCACCCCGGTGGCCGCCGACCAGCAGTTCGTGGTCGCGGTGAACAACTACCGACGCTCCGGTGGCGGCAACTTCCCGCACATCGCCCAGGCCCCGGTGGTCTACAACGACCTTGCCGAGATCCGCCAGCTGCTGATCGACTGGGCAGTGGCGCACCAGACCCTCGACCCCGCCGACTTCTTCGTCCACAACTGGACACTCACCGTCGACGGCACTCCCGTCTCCTGA
- a CDS encoding copper homeostasis protein CutC, with the protein MPMLEIAVQDPEGIAVARDHGADRIELCTALALGGLTPSRALIDAAVASGLPTHVLVRPRAGDFTYSSVERAVLLADVRVALEAGAHGVVIGALREGGVDTDLVAGIRAEAADVDVTFHRAFDVVADRGATLQLLAELGVDRILTSGGADRAPDACEELARLVALADGRIQVMAGSGIDASTVWPILATGVDAVHASAKRLVSEPLAVRLGGLATAGAFSREVTDPGQVAALRAAVDSDTHAGPGR; encoded by the coding sequence ATGCCGATGCTCGAGATCGCCGTGCAGGACCCCGAGGGGATCGCCGTCGCCCGCGACCATGGTGCCGACCGCATCGAGCTTTGCACGGCACTCGCCCTCGGCGGCCTGACCCCCTCCCGCGCCCTGATCGATGCGGCTGTCGCCTCCGGGCTGCCGACCCACGTCCTGGTGCGGCCACGGGCCGGGGACTTCACGTATTCCTCCGTCGAGCGGGCCGTCCTGCTGGCCGATGTCCGCGTCGCGCTCGAAGCCGGCGCCCACGGCGTCGTGATCGGCGCGCTGCGGGAGGGTGGCGTCGACACCGACCTGGTGGCCGGGATCCGCGCCGAGGCCGCCGACGTCGACGTCACCTTCCATCGGGCCTTCGACGTGGTCGCGGATCGGGGCGCCACCCTTCAGCTGCTGGCGGAGCTCGGCGTCGACCGCATCCTCACCTCCGGAGGCGCCGATCGCGCCCCCGACGCGTGCGAGGAACTCGCTCGGCTGGTCGCTCTCGCGGACGGCCGGATCCAGGTGATGGCGGGCTCCGGCATCGACGCCTCCACCGTCTGGCCGATCCTCGCCACCGGGGTCGATGCGGTCCATGCCTCCGCCAAGCGCCTGGTCAGCGAACCGCTCGCCGTACGGCTCGGTGGGCTCGCCACGGCAGGCGCCTTCTCGAGGGAGGTCACCGATCCCGGCCAGGTCGCCGCATTGCGGGCAGCGGTGGACAGCGACACGCACGCGGGCCCGGGCCGGTGA
- the lpdA gene encoding dihydrolipoyl dehydrogenase gives MTAHFDVVVLGAGPGGYVAAIRAAQLGLKTAVVEKQYWGGVCLNVGCIPTKALLRNAELAHIFTHERDLFGFSIDGEVRLDYGKAYARSRQVSDKMVKGVHFLMKKNKIQEFDGWGTFRDAKTIDVTLANGTVETITADNVIIAAGSVTRMLPGMQRSANVLTYEELILSDSVPQKIIIGGAGAIGTEFAYVLNSYGVDVTIVEYLDRMIPVEDAELGKELQKAYKKLGIKVLTSTAVKNVEDTGTGVRITVEPAAGGEQQVLEADTMLSAFGFAPRTEGYGLENTGVALTQRGAIEIDDYMRTNVPGVYAIGDVTAKLMLAHTAEAQGVVAAETIAGAETMPINYDMIPHATYCQPQIAAFGYTEEKAKELGYDVKVAKFPFSANGKAQGLGDAVGFVKIVADATYGEILGAHMIGPEVTELLPELVLAQTWDLTAEEVGRTVHAHPTLSEALKEAAEGIVGHMINL, from the coding sequence ATGACCGCACACTTTGACGTCGTTGTCCTGGGCGCCGGGCCCGGTGGGTACGTAGCGGCGATCCGCGCCGCCCAGCTGGGCCTGAAGACCGCCGTTGTCGAGAAGCAGTACTGGGGGGGCGTCTGCCTGAACGTGGGCTGCATCCCGACCAAGGCGCTGCTGCGCAACGCCGAACTGGCCCACATCTTCACCCACGAGCGTGACCTCTTCGGTTTCAGCATCGACGGCGAGGTGCGGCTCGACTACGGCAAGGCGTACGCCCGGTCGCGCCAGGTCTCGGACAAGATGGTCAAGGGCGTCCACTTCCTGATGAAGAAGAACAAGATCCAGGAGTTCGACGGCTGGGGCACCTTCCGGGACGCCAAGACCATCGACGTCACCCTGGCGAACGGCACGGTCGAGACCATCACGGCGGACAACGTGATCATCGCCGCCGGCTCGGTCACCCGGATGCTGCCCGGCATGCAGCGTTCGGCCAATGTGCTGACCTACGAGGAGCTGATCCTCTCCGACAGCGTGCCGCAGAAGATCATCATCGGCGGCGCCGGCGCGATCGGCACCGAGTTCGCCTACGTCCTCAACTCGTACGGGGTCGACGTCACCATCGTCGAATACCTGGACCGGATGATCCCGGTCGAGGACGCCGAGCTCGGCAAGGAGCTGCAGAAGGCGTACAAGAAGCTCGGCATCAAGGTCCTCACGAGCACCGCGGTCAAGAACGTCGAGGACACCGGCACCGGGGTGCGGATCACCGTCGAGCCGGCCGCCGGCGGCGAGCAGCAGGTCCTCGAGGCCGACACGATGCTGTCCGCCTTCGGCTTCGCCCCGCGCACCGAGGGCTACGGTCTGGAGAACACCGGCGTGGCGCTGACCCAGCGCGGCGCCATCGAGATCGACGACTACATGCGCACCAACGTGCCCGGCGTCTACGCGATCGGTGACGTCACCGCCAAGCTGATGCTCGCGCACACGGCCGAGGCCCAGGGCGTCGTCGCCGCCGAGACCATCGCCGGCGCCGAGACCATGCCGATCAACTACGACATGATCCCGCACGCCACCTACTGCCAGCCCCAGATCGCCGCCTTCGGCTACACCGAGGAGAAGGCCAAGGAGCTCGGCTACGACGTCAAGGTCGCCAAGTTCCCGTTCTCCGCGAACGGCAAGGCGCAGGGCCTGGGCGACGCCGTCGGCTTCGTCAAGATCGTCGCCGATGCCACCTACGGCGAGATCCTCGGCGCGCACATGATCGGCCCGGAGGTCACCGAGCTGCTGCCCGAGCTGGTGCTGGCCCAGACCTGGGACCTCACCGCCGAGGAGGTCGGCCGTACGGTGCACGCCCACCCGACCCTGTCGGAGGCCCTCAAGGAGGCCGCCGAGGGCATCGTGGGCCACATGATCAACCTCTGA
- a CDS encoding UDP-N-acetylglucosamine 1-carboxyvinyltransferase, translated as MIRDAREQRGLSLEALAAKLDTQSSTLEEVESGAVSASIDLVNRIAQALEVGPEAKAAEAVPQPMHPTKPTPMHLTIEGGRQLSGAIDVRSSKNAAVALLCASLLNRGRTVLRKIAKIEEVNRICEVLISIGYRISWINETDLELIRPEELDLDSMDVAAARRTRSIIMFFAPLMHFYNEFKVPYAGGCDLGARTIEPHLQVLRHFGLDVVATEGFYRCIAADVHAPERAVVLTERGDTVTENALMAAAMVEGPVTIRNASPNYMVQDLCFFLQALGVRIDGVGTTTLVVHGVKDVNADVEYYPSEDPIEAMSLITAAIVTKSELTIQRAPIEFLEIELAILEEMGLDVTVTDEYFADNGRTRLVDITVRPSTLKAPIDKIHPMPFPGLNIDNLPFFAVIAAEAEGQTLIHDWVYENRAIHLLDLAKIGGNIQLLDPHRLIVNGPTKWRGREVTCPPALRPGVCLLLAMLGAKGESVLRDVYVINRGYEDLPNRLNALGANVRVTTG; from the coding sequence ATGATCCGCGACGCCCGTGAGCAGCGCGGGCTCTCCCTGGAAGCCCTCGCCGCCAAGCTGGACACCCAGTCCTCGACCCTCGAGGAGGTGGAGAGCGGTGCGGTGAGCGCGTCGATCGACCTTGTCAACCGGATCGCGCAGGCCCTCGAGGTCGGGCCGGAGGCGAAGGCCGCCGAGGCGGTCCCGCAGCCGATGCACCCGACCAAGCCCACCCCGATGCACCTCACCATCGAGGGCGGCCGGCAGCTGAGCGGCGCGATCGACGTACGGTCCTCGAAGAACGCGGCGGTCGCGCTGCTCTGCGCCTCGCTGCTCAACCGCGGCCGTACGGTGCTGCGCAAGATCGCCAAGATCGAGGAGGTCAACCGGATCTGCGAGGTGCTGATCAGCATCGGCTACCGGATCTCCTGGATCAACGAGACCGATCTGGAGTTGATCCGCCCCGAGGAGCTCGACCTCGACTCGATGGATGTCGCCGCGGCGCGGCGGACCCGGTCGATCATCATGTTCTTCGCCCCGCTGATGCACTTCTACAACGAGTTCAAGGTGCCGTACGCCGGCGGCTGTGACCTCGGGGCGCGGACCATCGAGCCGCACCTGCAGGTGCTGCGGCACTTCGGCCTCGACGTGGTGGCCACCGAGGGCTTCTACCGCTGCATCGCTGCCGACGTGCACGCCCCGGAGCGGGCCGTCGTGCTGACCGAGCGTGGCGACACCGTCACCGAGAACGCGCTGATGGCAGCGGCGATGGTGGAGGGTCCGGTGACGATCCGCAACGCCTCGCCGAACTACATGGTGCAGGACCTGTGCTTCTTCCTGCAGGCGCTGGGCGTACGGATCGACGGCGTGGGCACCACCACGCTGGTGGTCCACGGCGTCAAGGACGTCAACGCCGATGTCGAGTACTACCCGTCCGAGGACCCGATCGAGGCGATGAGCCTGATCACCGCGGCGATCGTGACGAAGTCGGAGCTCACCATCCAGCGGGCGCCGATCGAGTTCCTCGAGATCGAGCTGGCGATCCTCGAGGAGATGGGCCTCGACGTCACCGTCACCGACGAGTACTTCGCCGACAACGGGCGCACCCGGCTGGTCGACATCACCGTCCGTCCCTCGACGCTGAAGGCGCCGATCGACAAGATCCACCCGATGCCGTTCCCCGGCCTCAACATCGACAACCTGCCGTTCTTCGCGGTGATCGCCGCCGAGGCCGAGGGCCAGACCCTGATCCACGACTGGGTGTACGAGAACCGGGCGATCCACCTGCTCGACCTGGCCAAGATCGGCGGCAACATCCAGCTGCTCGATCCGCATCGGCTGATCGTCAACGGCCCGACCAAGTGGCGCGGCCGCGAGGTCACCTGTCCCCCGGCGCTGCGCCCGGGCGTCTGCCTGCTGCTGGCGATGCTCGGCGCGAAGGGCGAGTCGGTGCTCCGTGACGTCTACGTCATCAACCGCGGCTACGAGGATCTGCCGAACCGGCTGAACGCGCTGGGCGCCAACGTCCGGGTGACCACCGGCTAG
- the pdxY gene encoding pyridoxal kinase PdxY, producing the protein MTSILSIQSSVAYGHAGNSAAAFPLMRMGVEVCPVLTVHFSNHTGYGAWRGPLLDPADVLDVVRGIDERGALAGCDALLSGYLGNGATGATVLAAAELLRERNPDAVWCCDPVMGDVGRGFFVHEDVPPMFRDRVVPMAQILTPNHFELDQLVGRETHTLDEILAAVDELRDRGPRTVLVTSMVSTDTDPSTVQMLAVDDAGAHLVTTPRLDAYFVGSGDVTSAIFLAHLLASGAARTAAEHTAASMFGLLRRTLELGRRELALVDAQDEFVAPTRTFTADRVR; encoded by the coding sequence ATGACCTCGATCCTGTCCATCCAGTCCTCCGTCGCGTACGGCCACGCCGGCAACTCCGCGGCGGCCTTCCCGTTGATGCGGATGGGCGTCGAGGTCTGCCCGGTGCTCACCGTGCATTTCTCCAACCACACCGGTTACGGCGCGTGGCGCGGCCCGCTGTTGGATCCTGCCGACGTCCTCGACGTGGTCCGCGGGATCGACGAGCGGGGCGCGTTGGCCGGCTGCGACGCGCTGCTGTCCGGCTACCTGGGCAACGGGGCGACCGGGGCGACGGTGCTGGCGGCGGCCGAGCTGCTCCGGGAGCGCAACCCCGACGCGGTGTGGTGCTGCGATCCGGTGATGGGCGACGTCGGGCGCGGCTTCTTCGTCCACGAGGACGTCCCGCCGATGTTCCGCGACCGGGTGGTGCCGATGGCGCAGATCCTCACCCCGAACCACTTCGAGCTCGACCAGCTGGTCGGCCGGGAGACCCACACCCTGGACGAGATCCTCGCGGCGGTCGACGAGCTGCGCGACCGGGGCCCGCGGACGGTGCTGGTCACCTCGATGGTGAGCACCGACACCGACCCGTCGACCGTCCAGATGCTCGCGGTCGACGACGCCGGCGCCCACCTGGTCACCACCCCGAGGCTGGACGCCTATTTCGTCGGCTCCGGGGACGTCACCTCGGCGATCTTCCTGGCCCACCTGCTCGCCAGCGGCGCGGCCCGTACGGCCGCGGAGCACACCGCCGCCTCGATGTTCGGTCTGCTGCGCCGCACCCTGGAACTCGGCCGCCGGGAGCTGGCGCTGGTCGACGCCCAGGACGAGTTCGTCGCCCCGACGCGGACGTTCACCGCCGACCGGGTGCGCTGA
- a CDS encoding glycerophosphodiester phosphodiesterase family protein, with product MPVSDLPFFAPPFLALAHRGGSTYAPNVGRENSLHAFGEAVALGYTHLETDVHATHDGVLVAFHDDRLERVTDRTGVIAELDHADVAEARIGGTEPIPTLDEVFEAFPDTFFNIDLKADGAVRPLLAVINRHRAQRRVNVASFSARRLHDFRRLAGSQISTSVSPLGVAWFRMVPVLPRLLSVPGNVLQVPHWTPLPRTVGSLPAGVLDLARHDLRGDEVRVVTRSLVDAVHAAGKKLHVWTIDDPVEMVELIELGVDGLVSDRIDVLKDVLVERGLWHGRD from the coding sequence ATGCCCGTCTCCGATCTGCCGTTCTTCGCCCCGCCGTTCCTCGCCCTGGCGCACCGCGGGGGATCCACGTACGCCCCGAACGTGGGCCGGGAGAACAGCCTGCACGCCTTCGGCGAGGCCGTCGCGCTCGGCTACACCCATCTCGAGACCGATGTGCACGCCACCCATGACGGCGTCCTGGTGGCGTTCCACGACGACCGGCTGGAACGGGTGACCGACCGCACCGGGGTGATCGCCGAGCTGGACCACGCCGACGTCGCCGAGGCCCGGATCGGCGGGACCGAGCCGATCCCGACCCTGGACGAGGTGTTCGAGGCGTTCCCCGACACCTTCTTCAACATCGATCTGAAGGCCGACGGCGCCGTCCGGCCGCTGCTGGCGGTGATCAACCGGCACCGCGCCCAGCGGCGGGTCAACGTCGCCTCCTTCTCGGCCCGCCGGCTGCACGACTTCCGGCGGCTCGCCGGCAGCCAGATCTCCACCTCGGTCAGCCCGCTGGGGGTCGCCTGGTTCCGGATGGTGCCGGTGCTGCCCCGCCTGCTGTCGGTGCCCGGCAACGTGCTGCAGGTGCCGCACTGGACGCCGCTGCCGCGGACGGTGGGGTCGCTCCCGGCGGGCGTGCTCGACCTGGCCCGCCACGACCTCCGCGGCGACGAGGTGCGGGTGGTCACCCGCAGCCTCGTCGACGCCGTCCACGCGGCCGGCAAGAAGCTGCACGTGTGGACCATCGACGACCCGGTCGAGATGGTCGAACTCATCGAGCTGGGCGTCGACGGTCTGGTCAGCGACCGGATCGACGTCCTCAAGGACGTCCTGGTGGAGCGGGGGCTGTGGCATGGCCGGGACTGA